Within the Hydrotalea sp. genome, the region ACCGGCAACCCGATGGGTTATTTTTATCTAACCGGTTTTTTTTCCAGCATCCTTGACAATGCGCCAACCTATTTGGTGTTTTTTGAATTGGCCGGCGGTAACGCGGCCGAGCTGATGACCAGTCAAAAAACCATCCTGATGGCGATATCGCTTGGCGCGGTGTTTATGGGCGGCAACAGCTATATCGGCAACGCGCCTAATTTTATGGTAAAAACCATGGCCGAACATTACAAAATAAAAACGCCGCATTTTTTTGTTTACAGCTTTTATGCCCTGTTGATTCTATTGCCTAGCTATTTATTGATAAGTATTTTATTCTTTCGTTAAGATAAAAAATTAAGATGATAAAAAATATTTTAACCCTGTGCGTCATGGCAAGTGTCTTGGTTGCGCCGGCGGTGTGGCCGCGCCATGGCGTGGCGCAGGATATAACCCCGCTGGATAAAATAAAAATTACCTTCAACGATAAAAACACCAAGGCGGCTAAGGTTACGCTGTTGGTTGAATATGCCACCCGCGACGCCACCCGCGACCAGGGGTTAATGTTCCGCACCAGCCTGCCCGACCATGGCGGCATGTTGTTTTTGTTCGACAAACCACAGGTCGTTTATTTTTGGATGAAAAACACCATCCTGCCGCTCGACATGGTGTTTATCGACGCCGCCGGGCGGGTGCGGCACATTGCGCGCCACGCCACACCATACAGCGAAGACTCCATCAGCTCGCAATATCCGGTGAAATGGGTGTTGGAGGTTATGGCCGGTCAAGCGCGGCAATATGGCATCGGCCTGGGCGACCAGATGGTCATTGTGCAATAATTTTGTTGTTCGTTGATAATCGTTTTCCTTAAACGAAAAATTACAGCATGATGGTCAGGGCCTTGCCGGTGCTGGCAAAACCAGCGCGTTGAAAAAATTGTTCGGCGGTAATGGGGTCGCCGCGCGCCGGCACCAACACCTCAAGCCGCGTCCAATTATTTTGCCGCGCCAGGTCTTTTAAAAAATCCATCAGGGCGCGCCCCACCCCCTTCGACCTTTCCTCGGGCGAGACATAAACCCCCATGATTTGGCCGTAACGCCCCTTCGACCGCAGGGAAACCCCCTCGACCACCGTCATCACCCCGACCGCTTGGTTATCCTCGCTATAGGCCAAAATCGCTTGGTAACGGCCGTCGCTCAAAAGATATTCGGTGGTTTGCTGGATTTCCTCGGGGCGCGGCAAATCCTCGGGGAAGAATGATTCGCGCAACAATTTATCAATCAACAACGCCACCAGGTCGGTGTCGCCGACATCGGCCAATTCTATCCGGTAATGGGTGCGAAACAAAAAATTGCTTAGGCTGGCCATGTGCTTTCTGACACCGGTGTTGGCCGCCACCACGCCAGCCGGCAGGGCGGTGGTTGTCTTCATCTTTTTTTTATTAACCATGGTAAGCAAGCCTTGTTTTTTTTATTATTATCTATTGCCATTTTTTGCGCGCCACCTGGTCGGTTGGTTTTTGCGCAACCCACAATTCATCGCCATCATTATTGTCATCCACCATTATTTCTTTTTTCCAAAATGGCGCGTCGCTTTTTAAATAATCCATCACCATTTCGGCGGCGCGAAATGCGTCATACCGATGGGTCGCCGCCACGCCAACGACAACAATGGTATCATGCGGCAAAATATCACCAACGCGGTGCAGGACAATGGTTTTGTTTATCAAAAATTTTTCTTGGGCGGCGGCGATAATCTCGGCGATGGTTGTTTCGGTCATCTTGTCGTAATGCTCCATGGTTATTTTTTTTATCGCGCCGTGTTCGTTGCGGCCACGCATCACCCCCGAAAAAACCACCAACGCGCCATTATTGTCATCGCCCGTTTGCGCCTGCAAAAATTCATAGGCCTGGGCCATGTCAATTTTTTCTTGCTGGATGATAATTTTTTGTTTCATGTTGTTGTTCCTTAGCCGCCGGTCACTGGTGGGAAAATCGCCACCTCGTCGCCATTTTTTATCTGGTCGCTGGGTTTTGCAAGGCGGTAATTAAGGGCGTAGCGCAACATGCCGTTATTTTTTTTCAGTAAGGCATAATCGCCGCCGCGTTGGTCGAGCGTCGCCAGAACATCCTGCAACCGGCTGGCGTTGGCCGGCAGTTCGAGTGTTTCGCGGTCCTTTTGCAATTTTTCGCGCACCCAAGAAAAATAACGCACCTGTATCATCATGGTTTTATCTGTTGTGAATTTTTTTTATCAATATGCAATTCAGTGTCCCAATTAGTGTGCAATTTAATGTCCCAACAATTGTTCGATGGGGTAAAATGGCAAGCGGTCGCCCGCGGCAATGGTGGTGACATCCTCCGCCAGGGCGACGATGCCATCGGCCTCGCTCAGCGATGATAGCACAGCCGAACCGGTTTTGGCAATTTTTGTTGCCCGCCACAAGCCGTCATTTTCGCCGGTATTTTCTTGCCTGCATTTCACCCGCAGCCATTCGCGGCGGCCAGGTTTTTTCTTCATTGCGAAATCCACCACCGCCAGGCTGGGGCGTGCCACCACCATGCGGCCGCGCCCTTGCAACAACCCCAAGAATGGTTTTATCAAAAAAAACATACCCATCATCACCGCCACCGGGTTGCCAGGCATGGCGAGCCATTGTTTGCCGCCGATGGTGCCAAAGCCTATCGGTCGGCCGG harbors:
- a CDS encoding molybdenum cofactor biosynthesis protein MoaE, with translation MKQKIIIQQEKIDMAQAYEFLQAQTGDDNNGALVVFSGVMRGRNEHGAIKKITMEHYDKMTETTIAEIIAAAQEKFLINKTIVLHRVGDILPHDTIVVVGVAATHRYDAFRAAEMVMDYLKSDAPFWKKEIMVDDNNDGDELWVAQKPTDQVARKKWQ
- the moaD gene encoding molybdopterin converting factor subunit 1, with translation MMIQVRYFSWVREKLQKDRETLELPANASRLQDVLATLDQRGGDYALLKKNNGMLRYALNYRLAKPSDQIKNGDEVAIFPPVTGG
- a CDS encoding DUF192 domain-containing protein is translated as MIKNILTLCVMASVLVAPAVWPRHGVAQDITPLDKIKITFNDKNTKAAKVTLLVEYATRDATRDQGLMFRTSLPDHGGMLFLFDKPQVVYFWMKNTILPLDMVFIDAAGRVRHIARHATPYSEDSISSQYPVKWVLEVMAGQARQYGIGLGDQMVIVQ
- a CDS encoding GNAT family N-acetyltransferase is translated as MVNKKKMKTTTALPAGVVAANTGVRKHMASLSNFLFRTHYRIELADVGDTDLVALLIDKLLRESFFPEDLPRPEEIQQTTEYLLSDGRYQAILAYSEDNQAVGVMTVVEGVSLRSKGRYGQIMGVYVSPEERSKGVGRALMDFLKDLARQNNWTRLEVLVPARGDPITAEQFFQRAGFASTGKALTIML